The Xanthomonas sontii genome contains a region encoding:
- a CDS encoding pseudouridine synthase: protein MRASLPAMRIVAPRHGADNPAVNTDADSLQILYQDPLLAVVDKPARLMVHDSKLARGEDDFLADRLRAQLGRPIFLVHRLDRATSGCLLLAFDRDTASVLGKALMGGGVDKDYLAICRGWPAEDRFEVDHDLDGGPGKPLKKPAQTRFARLACGELQVPSGEFATSRYALLRCSPVTGRFRQIRRHLKHLSHHLIGDTSHGDGRHNRIFRMQGVHRMLLHAERLTFPHPDGHRIAVTAPLDAEFVRAFGLFGWDPAPWQVDAGGGVAG from the coding sequence ATGCGCGCCTCGTTGCCTGCAATGCGCATTGTCGCGCCGCGGCACGGCGCGGATAATCCGGCAGTGAACACCGACGCCGATTCCCTGCAGATCCTCTATCAAGACCCATTGCTGGCCGTGGTCGACAAGCCTGCCAGGCTGATGGTCCACGACAGCAAGCTCGCCCGCGGCGAGGACGATTTCCTCGCCGACCGTCTGCGCGCACAGCTGGGTCGGCCGATCTTCCTGGTGCACCGGCTCGACCGTGCCACCAGCGGCTGCCTGCTGCTCGCCTTCGACCGCGACACCGCCAGCGTGCTGGGCAAGGCGCTGATGGGGGGCGGCGTCGACAAGGATTACCTGGCGATCTGCCGCGGTTGGCCGGCCGAAGACCGCTTCGAGGTCGACCACGACCTCGACGGCGGCCCTGGCAAGCCGCTGAAGAAACCGGCGCAGACCCGCTTCGCGCGCCTGGCCTGCGGCGAACTGCAGGTGCCGTCGGGCGAGTTCGCCACCTCGCGCTATGCGCTGCTGCGCTGCAGCCCGGTGACCGGGCGCTTCCGCCAGATCCGCCGCCACCTCAAGCACCTCTCGCATCACCTGATCGGCGACACCAGCCATGGCGATGGCCGCCACAACCGCATCTTCCGCATGCAGGGCGTGCACCGCATGCTGTTGCACGCCGAACGCCTGACGTTTCCGCATCCGGACGGACACAGGATCGCGGTGACGGCGCCGCTGGATGCGGAGTTCGTGCGGGCGTTCGGCTTGTTCGGCTGGGATCCGGCGCCCTGGCAGGTGGATGCGGGCGGTGGTGTGGCGGGATAG
- a CDS encoding DUF2059 domain-containing protein, with translation MSPTSRFFQWPQRLLLALLLALAALPALAEPPSEADVNRLLSASRAQNMLDTMLPQIEAMQRQQFAQLTAQHPLDAAQQQKLQQIQERTQATVRKALSWQEMRPLYVNLYKQTFSKQDVLAMAEFYESPAGQSLLDKTPQLMQNLMGAIQQKMTPLFADLQKDLEQTVNAPPAK, from the coding sequence ATGTCCCCGACTTCGCGCTTCTTCCAGTGGCCGCAGCGCCTGCTGCTGGCCTTGCTGCTGGCCCTGGCCGCCCTCCCCGCGCTGGCCGAACCGCCCAGCGAGGCCGACGTCAACCGCCTGCTGTCGGCCTCGCGCGCGCAGAACATGCTCGACACCATGCTGCCGCAGATCGAGGCGATGCAGCGCCAGCAGTTCGCCCAGCTCACCGCGCAGCACCCGCTCGACGCCGCGCAGCAGCAGAAGCTGCAGCAGATCCAGGAGCGTACCCAGGCCACCGTGCGCAAGGCGCTGTCGTGGCAGGAGATGCGTCCGCTCTACGTCAACCTGTACAAGCAGACCTTCTCCAAGCAGGACGTGCTGGCGATGGCCGAGTTCTACGAGAGCCCGGCCGGCCAGAGCCTGCTCGACAAGACCCCGCAACTGATGCAGAACCTGATGGGGGCGATCCAGCAGAAGATGACCCCGCTGTTCGCCGACCTGCAGAAGGACCTGGAACAGACGGTCAACGCGCCGCCAGCCAAGTAA
- a CDS encoding SCP2 domain-containing protein, whose protein sequence is MSGSPLDALKPLAGRALEAALNRALALDPETGEALRDLDGQRVALTLEAPALALQIRVDGTQLRVGPVDPAQEPELAVRSTLGGLLAQLPFLAQARRPGGPGGPVGRVRVSGDAELARRLQQLATRFDPDWQRPFVQVFGEVLGVQVANTARSALQQARRSAQDLAQSAAEYVTEESRDVVARAELEAFYDDVDVLRDDIERLAARVARLQPERGA, encoded by the coding sequence ATGTCTGGATCCCCCCTCGATGCTCTCAAGCCCCTGGCCGGCCGCGCGCTGGAAGCGGCGCTCAATCGCGCGCTGGCGCTGGACCCGGAAACCGGCGAGGCCCTGCGCGACCTCGACGGCCAGCGCGTGGCGCTGACCCTGGAGGCGCCGGCACTGGCCCTGCAGATCCGCGTCGACGGCACCCAGCTGCGGGTCGGTCCGGTGGATCCGGCGCAGGAGCCGGAGCTGGCGGTGCGCAGCACCCTCGGCGGCCTGCTTGCGCAGTTGCCGTTCCTGGCGCAGGCGCGGCGCCCCGGCGGCCCCGGCGGCCCCGTCGGGCGGGTGCGGGTCTCCGGCGATGCCGAACTGGCGCGGCGTCTGCAGCAGTTGGCGACGCGCTTCGATCCGGATTGGCAGCGGCCGTTCGTGCAGGTGTTCGGTGAGGTGCTTGGCGTGCAGGTGGCCAACACCGCGCGCTCGGCGCTGCAGCAGGCCCGGCGCAGTGCGCAGGATCTGGCGCAGAGCGCGGCCGAATATGTCACCGAGGAGTCGCGCGACGTGGTCGCGCGCGCCGAGCTGGAGGCCTTCTACGACGACGTCGACGTGCTGCGCGACGACATCGAACGCCTGGCCGCGCGCGTGGCGCGGCTGCAGCCGGAGCGCGGCGCATGA
- a CDS encoding YkgJ family cysteine cluster protein produces the protein MSHPCLTCGACCAYFRVSFHWSEADPALGGRVPFELTEPLRTHERVMRGTSQAQPRCIALDADIGRYSRCSIHERRPSVCAAVPASLEFGERSAQCDKSRLAHGLPLLTLADWDGVVERNLPDA, from the coding sequence ATGTCCCATCCCTGCCTCACCTGCGGCGCCTGCTGCGCCTACTTCCGCGTCAGTTTCCACTGGAGCGAAGCCGATCCCGCGCTGGGCGGCAGGGTCCCGTTCGAGCTGACCGAACCGCTGCGCACCCATGAGCGGGTGATGCGTGGCACCTCGCAGGCGCAGCCGCGCTGCATCGCCCTGGACGCGGACATCGGCCGCTACAGTCGCTGCAGCATCCACGAGCGGCGGCCGTCGGTGTGCGCCGCGGTGCCGGCCTCGCTGGAGTTCGGCGAACGCAGCGCGCAGTGCGACAAGTCGCGGCTGGCGCACGGCCTGCCGCTGCTGACCCTGGCCGACTGGGACGGCGTAGTCGAACGCAATCTACCGGACGCCTGA
- a CDS encoding lysophospholipid acyltransferase family protein has translation MVRPSRFMRWLGRTALRLTGWRVVGEFPNVPKLVMIVAPHSSNWDGFLGFAVKFAVGFEVRVLGKTQLFWWPLGPLLRRLGGIPLDRNSPRGVVEQAVALIRGAERMWYVITPEGTRKRVEKWKTGFWKIAHGAQVPIFPVYFDYPSRTVGLGEVVWTSEDMQADIAAIREWYRPWRGKHRDTL, from the coding sequence ATGGTCAGGCCCAGCCGCTTCATGCGCTGGCTCGGCCGCACCGCCTTGCGGCTGACCGGCTGGCGGGTCGTGGGCGAGTTCCCCAACGTGCCCAAGCTGGTGATGATCGTGGCCCCGCATTCGTCCAACTGGGACGGGTTCCTGGGCTTCGCGGTCAAGTTCGCGGTCGGCTTCGAGGTGCGCGTGCTGGGCAAGACCCAGTTGTTCTGGTGGCCGCTGGGACCGCTGCTGCGCAGGCTCGGCGGCATACCGCTGGACCGCAACTCGCCGCGCGGCGTGGTCGAACAGGCGGTGGCGCTGATCCGCGGCGCCGAACGCATGTGGTACGTGATCACCCCCGAGGGCACGCGCAAGCGCGTGGAGAAGTGGAAGACCGGCTTCTGGAAGATCGCCCACGGCGCGCAGGTGCCGATTTTCCCGGTGTACTTCGACTACCCCAGCCGCACCGTCGGCCTCGGCGAGGTGGTGTGGACCAGCGAGGACATGCAGGCGGACATCGCCGCGATCCGCGAATGGTACCGGCCGTGGCGCGGCAAGCATCGCGATACGTTGTGA
- a CDS encoding O-methyltransferase produces MVAALSVAALDRARLHAVRAELGEEGPRHDAGQPERAQRLLNITPETGELLAVLVRAMGARRVLEIGTSNGYSTLWLAEAAAALGGGVTTLEYATHKIALARRNFASAGVEGCVDLILTDAGAWLADAASATFDLVFLDAERTLYCHWWPQLRRVLRPCGLLVVDNALSHATEMAPFAALLQADAAFTCTTLPVGNGELLAVKDA; encoded by the coding sequence GTGGTGGCGGCGCTGAGCGTGGCGGCGCTGGATCGCGCGCGGCTGCACGCGGTGCGCGCCGAACTCGGTGAGGAAGGTCCGCGTCACGATGCAGGCCAGCCCGAGCGCGCGCAGCGCCTGCTCAATATCACCCCGGAGACCGGCGAACTGCTGGCGGTGCTGGTGCGCGCCATGGGTGCGCGGCGGGTGCTGGAGATCGGCACGTCCAACGGCTATTCCACCCTGTGGCTGGCCGAGGCCGCGGCGGCACTGGGTGGCGGCGTGACCACGCTGGAATATGCCACGCACAAGATCGCGCTGGCGCGGCGCAACTTCGCCAGTGCCGGCGTGGAGGGCTGTGTCGATCTGATCCTCACCGATGCCGGTGCCTGGCTGGCCGATGCGGCGTCGGCCACGTTCGACCTGGTGTTCCTGGACGCCGAGCGCACGCTGTATTGCCACTGGTGGCCGCAACTGCGCCGGGTGCTGCGGCCGTGTGGGCTGCTGGTCGTGGACAACGCGCTGTCGCACGCGACGGAGATGGCGCCCTTCGCTGCGCTGTTGCAGGCCGATGCCGCGTTCACCTGCACCACGCTGCCCGTCGGCAACGGCGAACTGCTGGCGGTCAAGGACGCGTAG
- a CDS encoding DUF1328 domain-containing protein — MLHYAIIFFVIAIIAAVLGFSGIAGAATNIAWILFVVFLILAVISMFRRGKV; from the coding sequence ATGCTGCATTACGCCATCATCTTCTTCGTGATCGCCATCATCGCCGCCGTGCTCGGTTTCAGCGGCATCGCCGGCGCGGCGACCAACATCGCCTGGATCCTGTTCGTCGTGTTCCTGATCCTGGCGGTGATCTCGATGTTCCGCCGCGGCAAGGTGTAG
- the ubiB gene encoding ubiquinone biosynthesis regulatory protein kinase UbiB, which produces MKAMFRASRIGRVILRYRLDDLLDGTPAERWLRLAKPFVPRASPDIAAQSRGARLRLALQDLGPIFVKFGQILSTRRDLMPPDVAEELTLLQDRVRPFDGEAARRIVEQALGRPIAVAFATFDTEPLASASIAQVHAATLHDGREVVVKVLRPDIERQIDADIALLKSAAALVERTHPRADKIRPREVVAEIETTLAAELDLQREGANASVLRRFWLHSDDLYVPEVIWTHTAERALTLERVRGIPSDDIASLDAAGIDRRALAAKGVRVFYTQVFRDNFFHADAHAGNIWVDSDPARRDNPRFIALDFGIMGQLSQEDQYYLAENFMAIFNKDYRRMAELHVEAGWMPANVRIDELEAAARSVCEPYFTRPLSQISLAEVLIKLFRVAQRYQLTLQPQLILLQKTLLNIEGVGRQLDPELDIWAVARPVLERILIERYSPQRALHELRKRLPEIMTHAPDMPRLIHGWLRQQVEGRHELSMRSRDLFELNLLVRRMQRRVVAAIAGVGLLTVATLLYALDAGGPQLGGVSLWAWISGGAGIAALLSAWWRR; this is translated from the coding sequence ATGAAGGCGATGTTCCGCGCCAGCCGCATCGGCCGGGTGATCCTGCGCTACCGCCTGGACGACCTGCTCGACGGCACCCCGGCCGAGCGCTGGCTGCGCCTGGCCAAGCCGTTCGTGCCGCGCGCCAGCCCCGACATCGCCGCACAGTCGCGCGGCGCCCGCCTGCGCCTGGCGCTGCAGGACCTGGGGCCGATCTTCGTCAAGTTCGGGCAGATCCTCTCCACCCGCCGCGACCTGATGCCGCCGGACGTGGCCGAGGAACTGACCCTGCTGCAGGACCGGGTGCGCCCGTTCGACGGCGAGGCGGCGCGGCGCATCGTCGAGCAGGCGCTGGGCCGGCCGATCGCGGTGGCGTTCGCGACCTTCGATACCGAGCCGCTGGCCTCGGCCTCGATCGCGCAGGTGCACGCGGCGACGCTGCACGACGGCCGCGAAGTGGTGGTCAAGGTGCTGCGCCCGGACATCGAGCGGCAGATCGACGCCGACATCGCCTTGCTGAAATCGGCTGCCGCGCTGGTCGAGCGCACCCATCCGCGCGCCGACAAGATCCGCCCGCGCGAGGTGGTGGCCGAGATCGAGACCACCCTTGCCGCGGAGCTGGACCTGCAGCGCGAGGGCGCCAACGCCAGCGTGCTGCGCCGTTTCTGGCTGCACTCGGACGACCTCTACGTGCCCGAGGTGATCTGGACCCACACCGCCGAGCGCGCACTGACCCTGGAGCGGGTGCGCGGCATCCCCTCCGACGACATCGCCTCGCTGGACGCCGCCGGCATCGACCGCCGCGCGCTGGCGGCCAAGGGCGTGCGGGTGTTCTACACCCAGGTGTTCCGCGACAACTTCTTCCATGCCGATGCGCACGCCGGCAACATCTGGGTCGACAGCGACCCGGCGCGCCGCGACAACCCGCGCTTCATCGCGCTGGACTTCGGCATCATGGGTCAGCTCTCGCAGGAAGATCAGTACTACCTGGCCGAGAACTTCATGGCCATCTTCAACAAGGATTACCGGCGCATGGCCGAGCTGCACGTGGAGGCCGGCTGGATGCCGGCCAACGTGCGCATCGACGAGCTGGAGGCGGCGGCACGCTCGGTGTGCGAGCCGTACTTCACCCGGCCGCTGTCGCAGATCTCGCTGGCCGAGGTGCTGATCAAGCTGTTCCGCGTGGCCCAGCGCTACCAGCTGACCCTGCAGCCGCAACTGATCCTGCTGCAGAAGACCCTGCTCAACATCGAAGGCGTCGGCCGCCAGCTCGATCCGGAACTGGACATCTGGGCGGTGGCGCGGCCGGTGCTCGAACGCATCCTCATCGAGCGCTACAGCCCGCAGCGCGCGCTGCACGAACTGCGCAAGCGCCTGCCGGAGATCATGACCCACGCGCCGGACATGCCGCGGCTGATCCACGGCTGGCTGCGCCAGCAGGTCGAGGGCCGGCACGAACTGTCGATGCGCTCGCGCGACCTGTTCGAACTCAACCTGCTGGTGCGGCGCATGCAGCGGCGGGTGGTGGCGGCGATCGCCGGCGTCGGCCTGCTCACCGTGGCCACGCTGCTGTACGCGCTCGACGCGGGCGGGCCGCAGCTGGGCGGGGTGTCGCTGTGGGCCTGGATCAGCGGTGGTGCCGGCATCGCGGCCTTGCTGTCGGCGTGGTGGCGGCGCTGA
- the oleC gene encoding olefin beta-lactone synthetase, whose protein sequence is MTTTCNIAATLPRLARERPDQIAMRCPGRPGPGGMAAYDVTLSYAQLDARSDAIAAGLGAYGIGRGTRTVVMVRPSPEFFLLMFALFKAGAVPVLVDPGIDRRALKQCLDEAQPEAFIGIPLAQLARRLLGWARSAKRIVTVGRRWAWGGTTLARIERAGQGAGSQLADTAADDVAAILFTSGSTGVPKGVVYRHRHFVGQIELMRNAFDMQPGGIDLPTFPPFALFDPALGLTSVIPDMDPTRPAKVDPRKLHDAMQRFGVTQLFGSPALMRVLADYGKPLTNVRCATSAGAPVPPDVVARIRSLLPEDGQFWTPYGATECLPVAVIEGRELQDTRAATERGAGTCVGTVVPPNQVRIIAIDDAAIPEWSGVREVPTGTVGEITVAGPTATDTYFNRDAATRLAKIRERLDDGSERVVHRMGDVGYFDAQGRLWFCGRKTQRVETAQGPLYTEQVEPIFNALPGIGRTALVGIGAPGQQRPVLCYELEVGAMLSSGPELQALQQRLRDTAAAHAHTAGIVDFLSHPGFPVDIRHNAKIGREKLALWAAEQRK, encoded by the coding sequence ATGACCACGACCTGCAACATCGCGGCGACGCTGCCGCGGCTGGCGCGCGAGCGCCCGGACCAGATCGCCATGCGCTGCCCCGGCCGGCCCGGCCCCGGCGGCATGGCCGCCTACGACGTGACCCTGAGCTATGCGCAGCTGGACGCGCGCAGCGATGCCATCGCCGCCGGCCTGGGCGCCTACGGCATCGGCCGCGGCACCCGCACGGTGGTGATGGTGCGGCCGTCGCCGGAGTTCTTCCTGCTCATGTTCGCGCTGTTCAAGGCCGGCGCGGTGCCGGTGCTGGTCGATCCGGGCATCGACCGGCGCGCGCTCAAGCAGTGCCTGGACGAGGCGCAGCCGGAGGCCTTCATCGGCATTCCGCTGGCGCAACTGGCGCGGCGCCTGCTCGGCTGGGCGCGCTCGGCAAAGCGGATCGTCACCGTCGGCCGACGCTGGGCCTGGGGCGGCACCACGCTGGCGCGGATCGAGCGCGCCGGCCAGGGCGCCGGCAGCCAGCTCGCAGACACGGCCGCGGACGACGTCGCCGCGATCCTGTTCACCAGCGGCTCCACCGGCGTGCCAAAGGGCGTGGTCTACCGGCACCGGCATTTCGTCGGCCAGATCGAGCTGATGCGCAATGCCTTCGACATGCAGCCTGGCGGGATCGACCTGCCGACTTTCCCGCCGTTCGCGCTGTTCGACCCGGCGCTGGGGCTGACCTCGGTGATCCCGGACATGGACCCGACGCGTCCGGCCAAGGTCGATCCGCGCAAGCTGCACGATGCGATGCAGCGCTTCGGCGTGACCCAGCTGTTCGGCTCGCCGGCGCTGATGCGGGTGCTGGCCGACTACGGCAAGCCGTTGACCAACGTGCGCTGCGCCACCTCGGCCGGCGCGCCGGTGCCGCCGGACGTGGTGGCGCGGATCCGCAGCCTGCTGCCGGAGGACGGTCAGTTCTGGACGCCCTACGGCGCCACCGAGTGCCTGCCGGTGGCGGTGATCGAGGGCCGCGAGCTGCAGGACACGCGTGCGGCGACCGAGCGCGGTGCCGGCACCTGCGTCGGCACGGTGGTGCCGCCCAACCAGGTGCGCATCATCGCCATCGACGACGCCGCGATTCCCGAGTGGAGCGGCGTGCGCGAAGTCCCCACCGGCACCGTCGGCGAGATCACCGTCGCCGGGCCGACCGCCACCGACACCTATTTCAACCGCGATGCGGCCACGCGCCTGGCCAAGATCCGCGAACGCCTGGACGACGGCAGCGAGCGCGTCGTGCACCGCATGGGCGACGTCGGCTATTTCGACGCGCAGGGCCGGCTGTGGTTCTGCGGGCGCAAGACCCAGCGCGTGGAAACCGCGCAGGGGCCGCTGTACACCGAACAGGTGGAGCCGATCTTCAACGCGCTGCCGGGCATCGGCCGCACCGCCCTGGTCGGCATCGGCGCGCCGGGGCAGCAGCGCCCGGTGCTGTGCTACGAGCTGGAAGTGGGCGCCATGCTCTCGAGCGGTCCTGAACTGCAGGCGCTGCAGCAGCGACTGCGCGATACCGCCGCCGCGCATGCGCACACGGCCGGCATCGTCGATTTCCTGAGCCACCCGGGCTTTCCGGTGGACATCCGCCACAACGCCAAGATCGGCCGCGAGAAGCTGGCGCTGTGGGCAGCGGAACAGCGCAAATGA
- a CDS encoding S9 family peptidase produces MRAWIVWAGLALAGSACAQVPPVDLAPYLQRDQFDRVKISPTGAYYAVIAPLEDRTVLAVIRRSDKQVSAKIMGQADSVVHDYWWASDERIVVSMAERLGALDRPVAIGQLHAIDADGKNARLLASPYGLNDSVNGVTYKAGLDPSVFMLDTLPDDPRAVLVSVVEQTKDPTVHVDRLDIYNHRRTPVARAPVARADFVTDHGGHVRFAQGAETGSTVNKLFYRNDDASPWRLINDEASSGHRSFPLGFSANDRIAYLQVEQVEGPDAVVAWDPQSDRSTPLLRDAKVDPYQVLRDLDGRTPIGVSFMSDRVHNRFFDETAPTARLYRALEQAFNGDAVYITSATADRRLLMLYVWSDRNNGDYFLFDTVDKSAKRVFSRREWFVPERMPSTREVAFKARDGMALYGYLTLPLQAPAGKPLPMVLLPHGGPFGLFDGWEFDDDAQVLAAAGYAVLRVNYRGSGNYGRAYTQAGAREWGGRMQDDLTDATRWAIDQGIADGARICIYGASYGAYAALMGAAKEPDLYRCAAGYVGVYDLETMYRDQARYARWTKAWAGDWLGERDSLAARSPVNLAARIRVPVFLAAGGKDERAPIEHTERMEKALKKAGVPVESLYFPNEGHGFYTEPHRRAYYTQLLAFLSKHLGGAQAQ; encoded by the coding sequence ATGCGAGCGTGGATCGTGTGGGCAGGCCTTGCGCTTGCGGGGAGCGCGTGCGCGCAGGTGCCGCCGGTGGACCTGGCGCCGTATCTGCAGCGCGACCAGTTCGACCGGGTCAAGATCTCCCCGACTGGCGCCTACTATGCAGTGATCGCACCGCTCGAGGACCGCACCGTGCTGGCGGTGATCCGGCGCAGCGACAAGCAGGTCTCGGCCAAGATCATGGGCCAGGCCGATTCGGTGGTGCACGACTACTGGTGGGCCAGCGACGAGCGCATCGTGGTGTCGATGGCCGAGCGCCTGGGCGCACTGGACCGCCCCGTGGCGATCGGCCAGCTGCATGCCATCGATGCCGACGGCAAGAATGCGCGCTTGCTGGCCAGCCCCTACGGGCTCAACGACAGCGTCAACGGCGTCACCTACAAGGCCGGCCTGGATCCGTCGGTGTTCATGCTCGACACCTTGCCGGACGACCCGCGCGCGGTGCTGGTGTCGGTGGTGGAGCAGACCAAGGACCCCACCGTGCATGTGGACAGGCTCGACATCTACAACCACCGACGCACGCCGGTGGCGCGCGCCCCGGTGGCGCGTGCGGACTTCGTCACCGACCACGGCGGCCACGTGCGCTTCGCGCAGGGTGCCGAGACCGGCAGCACGGTCAACAAGCTGTTCTACCGCAACGATGACGCCAGTCCGTGGCGGCTGATCAACGACGAAGCCAGCAGCGGGCATCGCAGCTTCCCGCTGGGCTTTTCCGCGAACGACAGGATCGCCTACCTGCAGGTGGAGCAGGTCGAAGGACCCGATGCGGTGGTGGCATGGGATCCGCAGAGCGACCGGTCCACGCCGCTGCTGCGTGACGCGAAGGTCGATCCCTACCAGGTGTTGCGCGACCTCGATGGCCGCACCCCGATCGGCGTGTCGTTCATGAGCGACCGTGTGCACAACCGCTTCTTCGACGAGACCGCGCCGACGGCGCGGCTGTACCGCGCGCTGGAGCAGGCCTTCAATGGCGATGCGGTGTACATCACCTCCGCCACCGCCGATCGGCGCCTGCTGATGCTCTATGTGTGGAGCGATCGCAACAACGGCGATTACTTTCTGTTCGACACCGTCGACAAATCGGCCAAGCGGGTGTTCAGCCGTCGCGAATGGTTCGTGCCGGAGCGGATGCCGTCGACCCGCGAGGTCGCCTTCAAGGCCAGGGATGGGATGGCCCTGTACGGTTATCTGACCCTGCCGCTGCAGGCGCCGGCCGGCAAGCCGCTGCCGATGGTGCTGTTGCCACATGGCGGGCCGTTCGGCCTCTTCGATGGCTGGGAATTCGACGACGATGCGCAGGTGCTGGCCGCAGCCGGCTACGCGGTGTTGCGGGTGAACTACCGTGGCTCGGGCAACTACGGCCGCGCCTATACCCAGGCCGGTGCCCGGGAGTGGGGCGGGCGCATGCAGGACGATCTCACCGATGCCACCCGCTGGGCGATCGACCAGGGCATCGCCGATGGCGCGCGTATCTGCATCTACGGCGCCAGCTACGGCGCCTATGCCGCGCTGATGGGCGCGGCGAAGGAGCCGGACCTGTACCGTTGCGCGGCCGGCTACGTCGGCGTCTACGACCTGGAAACGATGTACCGCGACCAGGCCAGGTACGCGCGCTGGACCAAGGCCTGGGCCGGCGACTGGCTGGGCGAACGCGACAGCCTGGCGGCGCGGTCGCCGGTCAATCTGGCTGCGCGCATCCGCGTGCCGGTGTTCCTGGCGGCCGGCGGCAAGGACGAGCGTGCGCCGATCGAACACACCGAGCGCATGGAAAAGGCGTTGAAGAAGGCCGGGGTGCCGGTGGAGTCGTTGTATTTCCCCAACGAGGGCCACGGCTTCTATACCGAGCCGCACCGGCGCGCCTATTACACGCAGTTGCTGGCGTTCCTGAGCAAGCACCTGGGCGGCGCGCAGGCGCAGTAG
- the oleD gene encoding 2-alkyl-3-oxoalkanoate reductase: MKIVVTGGGGFLGQALCRGLVARGHQVVSYNRGHYPELQALGVAQVRGDLVDAQALQHALAGADAVFHNAAKAGAWGSYDSYYQPNVVGTENVLAACRLHGVSRLVYTSTPSVTHRATHPVEGLGADQVPYGEDFQAPYAATKAIAERMVLAANDAQLAVVALRPRLIWGPGDNQILPKLVARAQAGRVRLVGSGDNKVDSTYIDNAAQAHFDAFEHLAVGAPCAGKAYFISNGEPLPMRVLLNKLLAAVGAPTVTRTLSFKAAYRIGAACETLWPLLRLRGEPPLTRFLAEQLCTPHWYSMEPARRDFGYVPQVSIEQGLQRLASSWRHDTSVTR; the protein is encoded by the coding sequence ATGAAGATCGTGGTGACCGGTGGCGGTGGATTCCTGGGCCAGGCGCTGTGCCGCGGGTTGGTGGCGCGCGGGCACCAGGTGGTCAGCTACAACCGCGGGCACTACCCGGAACTGCAGGCCTTGGGCGTGGCCCAGGTGCGGGGCGACCTGGTCGACGCGCAGGCGCTGCAGCATGCGCTGGCCGGCGCCGATGCGGTGTTCCACAACGCCGCCAAGGCCGGCGCCTGGGGCAGCTACGACAGCTACTACCAGCCCAACGTGGTCGGCACCGAGAACGTGCTGGCGGCCTGCCGCCTGCACGGCGTGTCGCGCTTGGTCTACACCTCCACACCGAGCGTGACCCACCGCGCCACCCATCCGGTCGAAGGCCTGGGCGCGGACCAGGTGCCCTACGGCGAGGATTTCCAGGCGCCGTACGCGGCGACCAAGGCGATCGCCGAGCGCATGGTGCTCGCGGCCAACGACGCGCAGCTGGCGGTGGTGGCGCTGCGCCCGCGGCTGATCTGGGGGCCGGGCGACAACCAGATCCTGCCCAAGCTGGTCGCGCGGGCGCAGGCCGGGCGCGTGCGCCTGGTCGGCAGCGGCGACAACAAGGTCGATTCCACCTACATCGACAACGCCGCACAGGCGCACTTCGATGCCTTCGAGCACCTGGCGGTGGGCGCGCCCTGCGCCGGCAAGGCCTACTTCATCTCCAACGGCGAGCCGTTGCCGATGCGCGTGCTGCTCAACAAGCTGCTCGCCGCGGTCGGCGCGCCGACGGTGACCAGGACGCTTTCGTTCAAGGCCGCCTACCGCATCGGTGCCGCCTGCGAGACCCTGTGGCCGCTGCTGCGCCTGCGCGGCGAGCCGCCGCTGACGCGGTTCCTCGCCGAGCAGCTGTGCACCCCGCACTGGTACAGCATGGAGCCGGCGCGGCGCGACTTCGGCTACGTGCCGCAGGTAAGCATCGAGCAGGGACTGCAGCGGCTGGCGTCGTCATGGCGCCACGACACGTCCGTCACCCGCTGA
- the arfB gene encoding alternative ribosome rescue aminoacyl-tRNA hydrolase ArfB yields the protein MGNGAIHISSSLTIPEDEIVERFVRASGAGGQNVNKVATAVELRFDLAGSPSLPEPLRARLLARRDRRITADGVLVIDAQRFRTQDRNRDDARQRLAEFIAAGLSVPKRRIATKPSHGAKLRRLDAKRERSQIKRGRSPGRWE from the coding sequence ATGGGTAACGGGGCCATCCACATCTCGAGCAGCCTGACGATTCCGGAGGACGAAATCGTCGAGCGCTTCGTGCGCGCCAGCGGCGCCGGCGGGCAGAACGTCAACAAGGTCGCCACCGCGGTCGAGTTGCGCTTCGACCTGGCCGGTTCGCCGTCGCTGCCGGAGCCACTGCGTGCGCGCTTGTTGGCGCGGCGCGACCGCCGCATCACTGCCGACGGGGTGCTGGTGATCGATGCGCAGCGCTTCCGTACCCAGGACCGCAACCGCGACGATGCGCGCCAGCGCCTGGCCGAGTTCATCGCCGCCGGGCTGTCGGTGCCGAAGCGGCGCATCGCCACCAAACCCTCGCACGGCGCCAAGCTGCGACGCCTGGACGCCAAGCGCGAGCGCAGCCAGATCAAACGCGGCCGCTCGCCCGGCCGCTGGGAGTGA